A region of Massilia sp. WG5 DNA encodes the following proteins:
- a CDS encoding DNA-formamidopyrimidine glycosylase family protein, whose translation MPEGPSLYILKEQTARFVGQTIVRAEGNTWAIDTARLLNQPVLALRTWGKQFFIQMPTMAVRIHMLLFGTYRINEERDKPPRLSLHFADGSFLNFYACSVKEVDCELDALYDWEADVMSDAWNPKKARKKLRAAPDMLACDALLDQAIFSGVGNIIKNEVLFRIRLHPLCRVGALPPAKLRALVEQARQYSFDFLAWKKEFTLKQHWLAHNQKTCPRCRIPFHKANLGRSNRRSFWCERCQKLHV comes from the coding sequence GTGCCGGAAGGACCATCGCTGTATATTCTGAAGGAGCAGACTGCCCGCTTCGTCGGCCAGACCATCGTGCGCGCCGAGGGCAATACCTGGGCCATCGACACCGCGCGCCTGCTCAACCAGCCGGTGCTGGCGCTGCGCACCTGGGGCAAGCAGTTCTTCATCCAGATGCCGACGATGGCGGTGCGCATCCACATGCTGCTGTTCGGCACCTACCGCATCAACGAAGAGCGGGACAAGCCGCCGCGCCTGTCACTCCACTTTGCCGACGGCAGCTTCCTCAACTTCTACGCCTGCTCGGTCAAGGAAGTCGACTGCGAGCTCGATGCGCTCTACGACTGGGAAGCGGACGTCATGTCCGATGCCTGGAACCCGAAGAAGGCGCGCAAGAAGCTGCGTGCCGCCCCGGACATGCTGGCCTGCGACGCCCTGCTCGACCAGGCCATCTTTTCCGGCGTCGGCAACATCATCAAGAACGAGGTGCTGTTCCGCATCCGCCTGCATCCGCTGTGCAGGGTCGGCGCCCTGCCGCCCGCCAAGCTGCGCGCCCTGGTCGAGCAGGCGCGCCAGTACAGTTTCGACTTCCTCGCCTGGAAGAAGGAATTCACCCTCAAGCAGCACTGGCTGGCGCACAACCAGAAGACCTGCCCGCGCTGCCGCATTCCCTTCCATAAAGCCAATCTGGGCCGTTCGAACCGGCGCAGTTTCTGGTGCGAGCGCTGCCAGAAACTCCACGTCTAG
- a CDS encoding DUF3016 domain-containing protein encodes MKSFMQKMALAGLFALAAGSAGATVTVTYVQPDRFSDVPFVTADREDTLKTLTDHFTWLGSSLPPGQDLRIEVLDIDLAGRLIPNARMGRDLRVLRGQADWPRIDLRYSLEQNGQVLKSGEAQLSDMNYLNHTNRYFDGEPLRYEKAMIDDWFEKTIGPLPRNRR; translated from the coding sequence ATGAAATCGTTCATGCAGAAGATGGCCCTGGCGGGCCTGTTTGCGCTGGCGGCCGGTAGCGCCGGCGCCACCGTTACGGTGACCTATGTGCAACCGGACCGGTTCAGCGATGTGCCCTTCGTGACCGCGGATCGTGAAGACACGCTGAAGACCCTGACCGACCACTTCACCTGGCTGGGCAGCAGCCTGCCGCCGGGCCAGGACTTGCGCATCGAGGTGCTGGACATCGACCTGGCCGGCCGCCTGATCCCCAACGCGCGCATGGGCCGCGACCTGCGCGTGCTGCGTGGCCAGGCCGACTGGCCGCGCATCGACCTGCGCTATTCGCTGGAGCAGAACGGGCAGGTGCTCAAGAGCGGCGAGGCGCAGCTGTCGGACATGAATTACCTGAACCACACCAACCGCTACTTCGACGGCGAACCGCTGCGCTACGAAAAGGCGATGATCGACGACTGGTTTGAAAAGACCATCGGCCCGCTGCCGCGTAATAGGCGTTGA
- a CDS encoding catalase, with translation MTASKKSPGADGAGSVLGTVAGPADASPPSARPHNPVEKRLFEKSVAEKALAAAMPFNPTKAGEHGEAARSPAEGAHHQPSTPAATGSTASEIASSDKVGSGKPQPGSNPTVAPLDRVRVDPADRHLTTNQGVPVADNQNSLKIGLRGPTAMEDFILREKLTHFDHERIPERVVHARGSAAHGFFEAYDDFSALTRATPFAAKGKRTPVFVRFSTVAGERGSTDTARDVRGFAVKFYTEEGNWDLVGNNIPVFFIQDAMKFPDLVHAAKPEPHHAMPQAATAHDTFWDFVGLSPESAHMLMWTMSDRAIPRSYRTMQGFGVHTFRLVNAEGESRFVKFHWNPTAGTHSLVWDEAVRISGADPDFHRRDLWEAIESGNFPEWELGLQVFTEEEAASFGFDILDPTKLVPEELVPVRPVGRMVLDRNPDNFFAETEQVAFCTAHVVPGIDFTNDPLLQGRIHSYLDTQITRLGGPNFHEIPINSPIVQVQNNQRDGMHRQAIHRGRVNYEPNSLGGGCPFQSGRMGFTSFPERFANEDKVRGKPELFAEHYGQARQFYQSQTAAEQTHIANAFRFELTRVQTPAVRQRILALLGNVDAGLAAKVAEGLGMEVPEPLPRASDGPVPDYPPSPALSLLSRQGETGIRTRRVAILVAPGVDGAQVNSLYAGLLKEGAVPRLVGSMLGKVKPASGAALDVEISLEAGPSVMYDGMIVPDGAAAEALARNAHAIDFVREQYRHCKPILVMGAGAELLARAMVPTALPDGAADPALLVDGTLDAFTAALAAHRAYVRETDPPMV, from the coding sequence ATGACCGCATCCAAGAAGAGCCCCGGCGCCGACGGCGCCGGTTCCGTACTCGGCACCGTCGCCGGCCCGGCCGACGCATCGCCGCCCAGCGCACGCCCCCACAATCCGGTCGAAAAACGCCTGTTTGAAAAATCCGTCGCGGAGAAGGCGCTGGCTGCGGCCATGCCCTTCAATCCGACCAAGGCCGGTGAACATGGCGAGGCGGCCCGCTCGCCGGCCGAAGGCGCGCACCACCAGCCTTCCACGCCGGCCGCCACCGGCAGCACCGCCAGCGAGATCGCCAGCTCGGACAAGGTCGGCAGCGGCAAGCCGCAGCCGGGCAGCAACCCGACCGTGGCGCCGCTCGACCGCGTGCGCGTCGATCCGGCCGACCGGCACCTGACGACCAACCAGGGCGTCCCGGTGGCGGACAACCAGAACTCGCTGAAGATCGGCCTGCGCGGACCGACCGCGATGGAAGATTTCATCCTGCGCGAGAAACTGACCCACTTCGACCATGAGCGCATTCCCGAGCGCGTGGTCCACGCACGCGGCTCGGCCGCGCACGGATTCTTCGAAGCCTACGACGATTTCAGCGCCCTGACCCGTGCCACGCCGTTCGCCGCGAAGGGCAAGCGCACCCCGGTATTCGTGCGCTTCTCGACCGTGGCCGGCGAGCGTGGCTCGACCGACACGGCGCGCGACGTACGCGGTTTCGCCGTCAAGTTCTATACCGAGGAAGGCAACTGGGACCTGGTCGGCAACAACATCCCGGTGTTCTTCATCCAGGATGCGATGAAGTTCCCCGACCTGGTCCACGCCGCCAAGCCGGAGCCCCACCATGCGATGCCGCAGGCGGCCACCGCCCACGACACCTTCTGGGACTTCGTCGGCCTGTCGCCGGAATCGGCGCACATGCTGATGTGGACCATGTCCGACCGCGCCATCCCGCGCAGCTACCGCACCATGCAGGGTTTCGGCGTCCACACCTTCCGCCTGGTGAACGCCGAGGGTGAATCGCGCTTCGTGAAATTCCACTGGAACCCGACCGCCGGCACGCACTCGCTGGTGTGGGACGAAGCCGTGCGCATCTCGGGCGCCGACCCGGACTTCCACCGGCGCGACCTGTGGGAAGCCATCGAGTCCGGCAATTTCCCGGAGTGGGAACTGGGCCTGCAGGTCTTCACCGAGGAAGAGGCGGCGTCGTTCGGCTTCGACATCCTCGATCCGACCAAGCTGGTGCCGGAAGAGCTGGTGCCGGTGCGCCCGGTCGGACGCATGGTGCTGGATCGCAACCCGGACAACTTCTTTGCCGAGACCGAGCAGGTCGCGTTCTGCACGGCCCACGTCGTGCCCGGCATCGACTTCACCAACGATCCGCTGCTGCAGGGACGCATCCACTCCTACCTCGACACCCAGATCACCCGCCTGGGCGGACCGAACTTCCACGAGATCCCGATCAATTCGCCGATCGTGCAGGTCCAGAACAACCAGCGCGATGGCATGCACCGCCAGGCCATCCATCGCGGGCGTGTCAACTATGAGCCGAATTCGCTGGGCGGCGGCTGTCCTTTCCAGTCGGGCCGGATGGGCTTCACCAGCTTCCCCGAGCGCTTCGCCAACGAGGACAAGGTACGCGGCAAGCCCGAACTGTTCGCCGAGCACTACGGCCAGGCGCGCCAGTTCTACCAGAGCCAGACCGCCGCCGAGCAGACGCATATCGCGAACGCCTTCCGCTTCGAGCTGACCCGTGTGCAGACCCCGGCCGTGCGCCAGCGCATCCTGGCCCTGCTCGGCAACGTCGACGCCGGGCTGGCCGCCAAGGTGGCCGAAGGCCTGGGCATGGAGGTGCCGGAGCCGCTGCCGCGCGCCAGCGACGGTCCGGTGCCCGACTACCCGCCGTCGCCGGCCTTGTCGCTGCTGAGCCGGCAGGGCGAGACCGGGATCCGCACGCGCCGCGTCGCCATCCTGGTGGCGCCAGGCGTGGACGGCGCCCAGGTCAACAGCCTGTATGCCGGCCTGCTGAAGGAGGGCGCCGTGCCGCGCCTGGTCGGCAGCATGCTGGGCAAGGTCAAGCCGGCCAGCGGCGCGGCGCTCGACGTCGAGATTTCGCTGGAAGCCGGCCCGTCCGTCATGTACGACGGCATGATCGTGCCGGACGGCGCCGCGGCCGAGGCCCTGGCGCGCAATGCCCATGCGATCGACTTCGTGCGCGAGCAGTACCGCCACTGCAAGCCGATCCTGGTCATGGGCGCCGGCGCGGAGCTGCTCGCCAGGGCCATGGTGCCGACCGCGCTGCCGGATGGCGCGGCCGACCCGGCGCTGCTGGTCGACGGCACGCTGGACGCCTTCACGGCAGCGCTGGCGGCGCACCGCGCCTACGTGCGCGAGACCGATCCGCCGATGGTGTAA
- a CDS encoding DUF3016 domain-containing protein, with the protein MHTIALAGMLAFATGSAGAAVTVTYVQPDNFTDLPAAPGEREDALKDLTEHFTRLGNSLPPGQDLRIEVLDVDLAGRAIPRAGALREVRVLRNADWPRMELRYSLEQGGQVIKSGEAQLSDMAFLDHRSRYFENVTLRYDKQMIDDWYVKTIGPLPPKARR; encoded by the coding sequence ATGCATACAATAGCTCTGGCAGGCATGTTGGCATTTGCCACCGGCAGTGCCGGCGCCGCCGTCACGGTTACCTACGTGCAGCCGGACAATTTCACCGACCTGCCTGCCGCGCCCGGGGAGCGCGAGGATGCGCTGAAGGACCTGACCGAGCACTTCACCAGGCTGGGCAACAGCCTGCCGCCGGGCCAGGACCTGCGCATCGAGGTGCTGGACGTCGACCTGGCCGGGCGCGCGATCCCGCGCGCGGGTGCGCTGCGCGAAGTGCGCGTGTTGCGCAATGCCGACTGGCCGCGCATGGAACTTCGCTATTCGCTGGAGCAGGGCGGGCAGGTGATCAAGAGCGGCGAGGCGCAACTGTCCGACATGGCTTTCCTCGATCACCGCAGCCGCTACTTCGAGAATGTCACCCTGCGTTACGACAAGCAGATGATCGACGACTGGTATGTGAAGACCATCGGCCCGCTTCCCCCCAAGGCCCGCCGCTGA
- a CDS encoding RNA polymerase sigma factor, translating to MNTTSATSDSDLLRAMRGGAADAFAALYRRHQGPLYRFAALRCGSPASAADVVQEVFMGLMTGRFCFDPLRGTLQAFLFGVARMLILKLEEGRRRHVALPDALDHEDGADDGPELPLDEGGPLARLLDNEAAEQVRRALAHLAPHYRDVVILYEMHELSYAEIADICQVDIGTVRSRLSRGRAALARRLAGWRAAPDLAQA from the coding sequence ATGAATACCACTTCCGCCACTTCCGACTCCGACCTGCTGCGCGCCATGCGCGGCGGTGCGGCAGACGCCTTCGCGGCCCTGTACCGGCGCCACCAGGGTCCGCTGTACCGCTTCGCGGCGCTGCGCTGCGGCTCGCCGGCCAGCGCCGCCGACGTGGTGCAGGAAGTATTCATGGGCCTGATGACCGGGCGCTTCTGCTTCGATCCGCTGCGCGGCACGCTGCAGGCCTTCCTGTTCGGCGTGGCGCGCATGCTGATCCTGAAACTGGAAGAAGGCCGCCGGCGCCACGTCGCCCTGCCTGACGCGCTTGACCATGAAGACGGCGCCGACGACGGGCCCGAACTGCCGCTGGACGAGGGCGGCCCGCTGGCGCGGCTGCTGGACAACGAAGCCGCGGAGCAGGTGCGGCGCGCCCTGGCCCACCTGGCGCCGCACTACCGCGACGTCGTCATCCTGTACGAAATGCACGAACTCTCCTATGCCGAGATCGCCGACATCTGCCAGGTCGACATCGGCACCGTGCGCTCGCGCCTGTCGCGCGGCCGCGCGGCCCTGGCCAGGCGCCTGGCCGGCTGGCGCGCCGCGCCCGACCTCGCGCAGGCATGA
- a CDS encoding thioesterase family protein: MARLQLNFPEDQYYYTSLLTVRVTDINAANHLGNDSMISMISEARARFLFEFGVPETERDGTGIIVTDLATTYRAEAHARDQLLFEVGVMDFNKYGGDIIFRITRPRDKKLVAMAKQGFVFFNYKTSQVVAMPDEFRAKFERVNWID; this comes from the coding sequence ATGGCACGCTTACAACTCAACTTCCCCGAAGACCAGTACTACTATACGAGCTTGCTGACGGTGCGCGTCACCGACATCAATGCCGCCAACCACCTCGGCAACGACTCGATGATCTCGATGATTTCCGAGGCGCGCGCCCGCTTCCTGTTCGAGTTCGGCGTCCCCGAAACCGAGCGCGACGGCACCGGCATCATCGTCACCGACCTGGCCACCACCTACCGCGCCGAAGCCCATGCGCGCGACCAGCTGCTGTTCGAGGTCGGGGTCATGGACTTCAACAAATACGGCGGCGACATCATCTTCCGCATCACCCGCCCGCGCGACAAGAAGCTGGTGGCGATGGCCAAGCAGGGCTTCGTCTTCTTCAACTACAAGACCAGCCAGGTGGTCGCGATGCCGGACGAATTCCGCGCCAAGTTCGAGCGCGTGAACTGGATCGACTGA
- a CDS encoding M20/M25/M40 family metallo-hydrolase: MRGTVKAVLGLAAGVMVNVAGAQALSPVEQRIVAEVHAHAPQALELLRQSVLINSGTMNHQGVRAVGKLFRDQFDELGFKTRWIEMPPEMRRAGHLLAERESGQRQGGGKRLLLLGHLDTVFEPGNATPAWEPQAGPDGKVSQIRGQGVADMKGGDVIMIEALRALQRAGVLDGARIAVVLTGDEENAGNPKSVARGDMVELAKRSDVALSFESSMPGKNGVPAATVGRRSSGSFDLEVKARQGHSMAVFGANGYGAVYEAARILDAFRQQVVEPGLTFNPGVILGGTEVSFDEAGSRGSAFGKTNIIANTVTVKGDLRALDPAQRDRAQARMREIVAHSLPGASAKIDFRESYPPMAVTPGNLKVLAQYSQASQDAGLGPIDVVPPESRGAGDIQFAAPHVDSLDGLGAGGSGTHSPNESLDVASIERGAIRAALLMYRLTRQQ, encoded by the coding sequence ATGCGCGGAACGGTGAAGGCAGTGCTGGGGCTGGCGGCAGGCGTGATGGTGAACGTGGCGGGTGCGCAGGCACTGAGTCCGGTGGAACAGCGGATCGTGGCCGAAGTCCACGCCCATGCGCCGCAAGCCCTGGAACTGCTGCGGCAAAGCGTCCTCATCAACAGCGGCACGATGAACCACCAGGGCGTGCGCGCGGTCGGCAAGCTGTTCCGCGACCAGTTCGACGAACTCGGCTTCAAGACGCGCTGGATCGAGATGCCGCCTGAGATGCGGCGCGCCGGCCACCTGCTGGCCGAGCGCGAGTCCGGCCAGCGCCAGGGCGGCGGCAAGCGCCTGCTGCTGCTGGGTCACCTCGACACCGTCTTCGAGCCGGGCAACGCCACCCCGGCCTGGGAACCGCAGGCCGGCCCCGACGGCAAAGTCAGCCAGATCAGGGGCCAGGGCGTCGCCGACATGAAGGGTGGCGACGTGATCATGATCGAAGCCTTGCGCGCGCTGCAGCGCGCGGGCGTGCTCGACGGCGCCCGCATCGCCGTGGTGCTGACCGGCGACGAGGAAAATGCCGGCAACCCGAAGAGCGTCGCACGCGGCGACATGGTCGAACTGGCCAAGCGCAGCGACGTTGCCCTGAGCTTCGAGAGCAGCATGCCGGGCAAGAACGGCGTGCCGGCCGCCACTGTGGGACGGCGCTCGTCCGGCTCCTTCGATCTCGAGGTCAAGGCGCGCCAGGGACATTCGATGGCCGTGTTCGGGGCGAACGGCTACGGCGCCGTGTACGAGGCGGCGCGCATCCTCGACGCCTTCCGCCAGCAGGTGGTCGAACCCGGCCTGACCTTCAATCCCGGCGTGATCCTGGGCGGCACCGAGGTGTCCTTCGACGAGGCCGGCTCGCGCGGCAGCGCCTTCGGCAAGACCAACATCATCGCGAACACCGTGACCGTGAAGGGCGACCTGCGCGCCCTCGACCCGGCCCAGCGCGACCGCGCCCAGGCGCGCATGCGCGAGATCGTCGCCCACAGCCTGCCGGGCGCCAGCGCCAAAATCGACTTCCGCGAATCCTACCCGCCGATGGCGGTCACGCCCGGCAACCTGAAAGTGCTGGCGCAGTATTCGCAGGCCAGCCAGGATGCCGGCCTGGGCCCGATCGACGTGGTTCCGCCGGAATCGCGCGGCGCCGGCGACATCCAGTTCGCCGCACCCCATGTCGACAGCCTCGACGGCCTGGGCGCCGGCGGCAGCGGCACGCATTCGCCGAACGAAAGCCTGGACGTTGCCTCGATCGAACGCGGCGCGATCCGCGCCGCTCTTTTGATGTACCGCCTGACCCGCCAGCAATAA
- a CDS encoding DUF882 domain-containing protein — protein MNQRRSFLKSSAMLASVIGAPAVLTKARAATIPGTAAPNERVLRLYNTHTGESLRSIFWAEGQFIPEALQDINKLLRDHRNNKVSAIDPQLLVLLDRISAQYGSHPTLHVISGYRSPETNAMLHENTNGVAKHSLHMEGKAIDVRVPGQDLAKLHKLAMSQKAGGVGYYPDSQFVHMDVGRVRYW, from the coding sequence ATGAATCAACGACGCTCCTTCCTCAAAAGCTCCGCCATGCTGGCCTCCGTGATCGGTGCGCCGGCAGTTCTCACCAAGGCCAGGGCCGCAACCATTCCGGGTACGGCAGCGCCGAACGAGCGCGTCTTGCGCCTCTACAACACTCACACGGGCGAGAGCCTGCGCAGCATTTTCTGGGCCGAGGGACAGTTCATCCCTGAAGCGCTGCAGGACATCAACAAGCTGCTGCGCGACCACCGCAACAACAAGGTATCGGCCATCGATCCGCAGCTGCTGGTGCTGCTCGACCGTATCAGCGCCCAGTACGGCAGCCATCCGACGCTCCACGTGATTTCCGGCTACCGCTCACCGGAAACGAATGCGATGCTGCACGAGAACACCAACGGCGTGGCGAAACACAGCCTGCACATGGAAGGCAAGGCGATCGACGTGCGCGTCCCGGGCCAGGATCTTGCCAAGTTGCACAAGCTCGCCATGTCGCAGAAGGCAGGCGGGGTCGGCTATTACCCGGACTCGCAGTTCGTCCACATGGACGTCGGCCGCGTCCGCTACTGGTAA
- a CDS encoding MASE4 domain-containing protein, giving the protein MIAHPSFRTPFAPYQLGAFALALAVTVVTLLLMPIASHKWQNVAAFVPAYQATLIATYLLASYLVYGYFLQTRIRSLLWLWSGCVYTAAVLAAQFLSLPGAFVAGERLLGGAQTTIWLWFFWHLGAGGMLLGYAVAEWRGAGRTVADARRSFARAAAIMAVALAATLAAVTVLHDFLPVQNVGDDYSLVTRTGYGPLIQAILFAALFFLWRASRFRTPISAWLGVAILALAFDNIITMAGGARLSVGWYVGRLNALLSALVMLVLYMQTIHRVYLKAASNADELALAKDKLERHQERLELLVKERTRSLEDAQNALLHAQKLEAMGKLTGGVAHDFNNVLHIISGNLDLIRMLSPANDKVLQRCSSARDAVRRGARLSSQLLSFARKQPLQPAPTSMALVLADMDELLKRAVGERVRIELAIAPDSWNVKVDQQQLENVILNLTLNASDAMQGGGVLALQVSNTVLSDSEAERLELGGKDYVCVAFIDSGSGMSMEVRERAFEPFFTTKGVGKGTGLGLSMAYGFVKQSGGHIAIDSEPGSGATVTILLPRTAEAAVEKSAAPAAPVAGGSETILVVDDEVAIQDNVAEILSARGYRILRASSADEGAAVLRQHRQIDLLFTDVIMPGTMNSPQLAAVAREMHPEIRVLFTSGYSENAVIQDGKLKQGVNLLNKPYSDEELARAIRAALNGNRQAYTN; this is encoded by the coding sequence ATGATCGCCCATCCCTCTTTCCGCACCCCTTTCGCCCCCTACCAGCTCGGCGCCTTTGCCCTGGCCCTGGCCGTCACCGTCGTCACGCTGCTCTTGATGCCGATCGCCAGCCACAAGTGGCAGAACGTCGCGGCCTTCGTGCCGGCCTACCAGGCGACGCTGATCGCGACCTATCTGCTGGCGTCCTACCTCGTCTACGGTTATTTCCTGCAGACCCGCATCCGTTCGCTGCTGTGGCTCTGGTCCGGTTGCGTGTATACGGCGGCGGTGCTGGCCGCGCAATTCCTGTCCCTCCCCGGCGCCTTCGTCGCCGGGGAGCGCCTGCTGGGCGGCGCGCAGACGACCATCTGGCTGTGGTTCTTCTGGCACCTGGGCGCGGGCGGCATGTTGCTCGGCTATGCCGTGGCGGAATGGCGCGGGGCGGGCCGGACCGTGGCGGACGCCCGCCGCAGTTTCGCCCGCGCCGCCGCCATCATGGCCGTGGCGCTGGCCGCGACCCTGGCGGCGGTGACGGTCCTGCACGACTTCCTGCCGGTCCAGAACGTCGGCGACGATTACAGCCTGGTGACCAGGACCGGCTACGGCCCGCTGATCCAGGCGATCCTGTTCGCCGCCCTGTTCTTCCTGTGGCGCGCCAGCCGCTTCCGCACGCCCATCAGCGCCTGGCTGGGCGTGGCCATCCTGGCCCTGGCCTTCGATAACATCATCACCATGGCCGGCGGGGCGCGGCTGTCGGTCGGCTGGTATGTCGGCCGCCTGAACGCCCTGCTGTCCGCGCTGGTCATGCTGGTGCTGTACATGCAGACCATCCACCGCGTCTACCTGAAGGCCGCCTCCAACGCCGACGAGCTCGCGCTCGCCAAGGACAAGCTCGAACGCCACCAGGAGCGGCTGGAACTCCTCGTCAAGGAACGCACGCGCTCGCTCGAAGACGCCCAGAACGCGCTGCTGCACGCCCAGAAGCTGGAAGCCATGGGCAAGCTGACCGGCGGGGTCGCCCACGATTTCAATAACGTGCTGCACATTATCAGCGGCAATCTCGACCTGATCCGCATGCTGTCGCCCGCCAACGACAAGGTGCTGCAGCGCTGCAGCTCGGCGCGCGATGCGGTCCGGCGCGGCGCCCGCCTGTCCTCGCAACTGCTGTCCTTCGCCCGCAAGCAGCCCCTGCAGCCGGCGCCGACCAGCATGGCGCTGGTGCTGGCCGACATGGACGAACTGCTCAAGCGCGCCGTCGGCGAACGCGTCCGCATCGAGCTGGCGATCGCGCCCGACAGCTGGAACGTCAAGGTCGACCAGCAGCAACTGGAAAACGTCATCCTGAACCTCACCTTGAATGCGAGCGATGCGATGCAGGGCGGCGGCGTCCTCGCCCTCCAGGTATCGAATACCGTCCTGTCCGACAGCGAAGCCGAACGTCTCGAGCTCGGCGGCAAGGATTATGTATGCGTGGCCTTCATCGATAGCGGCAGCGGCATGAGCATGGAAGTCCGCGAGCGCGCCTTCGAGCCCTTCTTCACGACCAAGGGCGTCGGCAAGGGAACCGGACTCGGCCTCAGCATGGCCTATGGCTTCGTCAAGCAAAGCGGCGGCCATATCGCGATTGACAGCGAACCGGGAAGCGGCGCGACCGTGACCATCCTGCTGCCGCGCACTGCCGAAGCGGCGGTCGAAAAGAGCGCGGCACCGGCGGCGCCGGTCGCGGGTGGCAGCGAAACCATCCTCGTGGTCGACGACGAAGTCGCGATCCAGGACAACGTTGCCGAAATCCTGTCGGCGCGCGGCTACCGGATCCTGCGCGCCAGCAGCGCCGACGAAGGCGCCGCCGTGCTGCGCCAGCACCGCCAAATCGATCTCCTGTTCACCGACGTCATCATGCCGGGCACGATGAACAGCCCGCAGCTGGCCGCCGTCGCCCGCGAGATGCATCCGGAGATCCGCGTGCTGTTCACCTCCGGCTATTCGGAAAACGCAGTCATCCAGGACGGCAAACTGAAGCAGGGTGTCAACCTGCTGAACAAACCGTACAGCGATGAGGAGCTGGCGCGTGCGATCCGTGCGGCGCTGAATGGAAACAGACAAGCTTATACAAACTGA